CTCGCCCGGAGGTGAACTGGAGCGTCCCGATAGGGCTGGCTGTAAGCCTGCGAACGGGATAGGGGAGATCGATGATGCTTTGATCTGGGTTTCGACGCAGGGGCACGATGGCAGGGTCCATCCAAATAGCCGTGACCGTTGCGACCAGCATTCCCGATCCAATAGGGATGACTACATAGCCGTTAATCCTCGGAAAGCGCTGAATGCTCGGCCCGAATGCCGTCGCCTGCGGCGCCTCGGTCTCGAGGAGTACTTTGATCTCGCTGGCACGAACTGATTCCACTCGGCCGATGACACGGGCCGCAGCTTCAGAGACGGGTGTGTTCATGAGTCTCCGCTGGCATCTCGTGAAGAATCAGCTAAAGAAGGTTTTGCCGCATCTACGGTGGAACGATAGTTCCCTTGCCTGCGTACTAGCGGTTCTGATGAAAGCCTCGGAAGCCAGCTTCCGATGGCATCAATCGTTGCGTATTGCGATCCTACGAACGCTGAAATTTGCGTATTGGTGCTGAACTCCCCGAGACAATTGTCGATGGATTGAGATGCGTCAAAACTGCAGACAACCACGTGTGTCGAGGGAATGGTCAACATGTCCTGGATGATGCGGTTGACATGTGAATCACCGAAGCCATATCCGAACGTAAATAGCACTGAGTGCGGCCGACATACAGCCGAGGCGAAATCTCGAAAGAGTTCGGCGTACGGGTACAGCTGAGTTTCGATGTCCTTGGTGCTTCGCGGATAAATCAGGACGTTCTGCGACCATGGGCTTGGAGAGGTGCCAAGCTTCGCCCCGAATGGAACCATCGTTTTATGGACTCCCTGGGACTCGGACCATTTCCAATCTAATGAGCCGTGGAGTTTGCCCAAATGCAGCACGCCTTCGAGATAACGTGGTTCACCGCGGGCACCTGGCGGGTTGTAGTGCATGTCGACGTCGAGCCGGGAAGCGCGGAACTTGGGCTCAAGTCCACCAACAAACCGGTCAAGCGGCCGCAGGCCTAGTTGATCACATAGATGTTCAAGGAGCCTGTCGTAATTCGTGGTGAACAGGTTAAGACGCTCGCGGCCGCCGGGGCGCGCCGCGAAAGCGAGGAGAAACCGGGCAGCTGAATTGAGCGCCGTTTGATACTTCTCCGTACCGACTGCACCACGGAGGGCACGCTCGAAATCTAGGACTGATCTCAAGAGCAGCTCAAACTCTGCTTCGACACTGGCCTTCAGGACGCTGGTCTCGTTTTGGTTCGGTTGGATGATGGCGAGTCCGTCAAGGACCGTCTGGGCGCTGCGCAGCTTGTCTTCAATGTTTGGCTTGTCGCCGCGACCCATGCGGGCAGACGTCGCAGCCGCGTCCTCAAGTATTTGTTGGGTGAAATTTCCGAACTCAGACTCTCCAACCATGGACGGTGCTTCAAGTCCCGCATTGAATGCCACCCCTGTGGTTAGGCCATTGCCCGTTAATAGCGACAGATGCTCGCCGTCAAGCAACGCTGCCAGCCAAGATTTGATGCGTTCCGAACTTTGATCACTTGAAGGTTCGTCGACGACTTCCCCTCCGAGCCATACCCCCATGCCGTTTCCCATTCGGCCAGACTAACGGATTGGACCGACACGACTTGACCCCGTGCTCAGACGCCTCACGCCGCAGCCACCGGCCGCACGAACGCCTGTCTGATGGTCCCGAACGCCTATAGTCCGTAACGCCGGCCGCGGTTCGTGCAGGCGACATCAGCCAAAATGACGGTTGGTGCAGGCCACTTCGAACAAAACGACCGTTTGTGCAGACGACTTCTGAAAATCACTGGTCCGCCGTTTCCAGCCCTTCGAGCGTGCCTTTTTCGCGTGCCGCGAAAGGCAACTCGTGTACGTGTCTCAAAGGACTAAGACTGTTCATAAACCTGCGTCAGCTCGTACATCCGGCACCATATCGTGCTGGTTTTGTCTAGAGTTTCCTCAAGTACCTGCTGAAGCTCAGGAGCTAGGTATCCGAATGCTTCGTCCATAGCATCAGCGGTCTCAAGGACAGGGACCATGGAGAATTGCGTCTGATATTCGGGGTCCCAGACCACCCCTGCAGCATCACCGCTAAGGAACTGTTCATGGAAGCGTTCGAGCATGCTCTCAATCTCGTCCTCCCACCCCTGGGTAAATCCTCCGGACCACCGAACGCTGGAGTCTTCACGAGACACCCAAGGCACGCCGAGCGAAACCTCTTCAAGAAAGGCTGGCGCCCCATCACTGTCCGCGACGATCATGGCGACATCAGCAAAGTCAAACTCCAGATTGCCAAGAACCCGCCACTCGCGCTCCCAGCGCCAATCGTTTGGATTCCTGCCCTGGAGACTTCCGACACGCTCGACAAAAGGTGTTAGCTTCCAAATCGGCGAATGTTTGTTGTCGCGGGCTTCCGCCATCGCAGTAGCGAGAGCATCCCACTGAGGGGATGGATCGCTGACGTACCAAACAGGTTGTGCATTGAACTTCGCGCGGAGGCGTTCCTTATCGAAGACAATCCCCCAAGGACGTTTAGAGGTCATGCGGGATAGCTCTTGAAGCGGGATCTCCGTTAGACATACGGACCGGTGCCTATTGCGCACCTCGCTAAAATTCCGCCCAGCTCCGTAGGGCACCCGCGCTTCGATTATGCAGGTCTTGAGAATGGAGACTAGGTCTTCTTCAGAACGAGTGAGGTGAACCAGCCAGCGAGATAGATCAGATGCGTTGCCGTGCTGAGTCGTACCCTGCCAGCCAGGCTTCACTTGGCTCATCGTTCCGTCCCGAGAGTGAGGTAGGGCGGGTGGGCAACAAGGTTTCGCATAGCAGAATCTTAGGGTGTAGTCGGACCCTTCCCGTGCCGGTTCTAGTCCTTTCCCACTAGCGCAAGGGCAGGAATGCAGGTCACCTGAGTCGGGCAATTAGTTCGGCTGTCCGCAGCCGGGGACAATCCTGATGGGTTATCCACCGCTACTGCTGCTGAGGGAGCTTTCCCGATGGCTCCCGATGCGCAGCCGTGGATAACCCGGATTGACCCCAACTATGGACAGCCCGCGGGGTCACTTTGAGCGTTGGCTAACGGAATCCGGTTTAGAACAGCCCCGGGGGCGGTTCCTCACAGGGCAGGGGTACGAGCTTGGAGCGGTGGCCGTCGTCCGGGCTGCAGCCCCTGAATGGCCCATCAGTAGAGAGCAGGACCGACATGTGGTGGTCTGCGTGGTCCCGCCACCACACGCTCATTCCTGTGGTGCCATCCAGGCGCAGGAACTCCCATGCCCGCCAGAGCGCTTCGAGGCGGCTGATCGCTTCGGCGTGTTTCCACCACTGGGGGCACCAGGTCACCCCGCCCTGGACGTTGAGCTGTCGGCGGTAGCTGGCGGCCAGCTTGCCGCTGACGAATTCAGCTACATTCGGATAGAACAGTTCAGGGGCGTCCGAGTCCTCCTCGGCCCGTTCCATGGGGGCGGCGGTGTCCTCCAGTTCATCGTCCCACTCCCCCAGGCTCTCACTCATTGGAGGCGCCAGCGGCGATCCACCGGCTCCCGGCCGCGGCCGCTGGCTTGTTCGCGGGGTCATGTGCGGCGATGGAGGCCCGCACCGCATCGGCCTGCGGTCCGCTCATCCACGGCACCGTTTCCAGCAATGCCGCAGGGGCGCCGGAGGCGAACATGATGGCCCGACCGCGAGGGAACGCGGCCAGGTCCGACACATCCAAAGTGCGTTCCTTGCGGTCGTCGTCGTGGCTGTAAGAGGTGCCCTGTTTGGAGCGGCTTCTGGTCATGTTGGAGTACCGGTATTCCCCCACAAGCTGTGCGAGCTCGTTCAGGAATTCGGCTTCGGCAACACCGCCGCCGTAGACCTTGATGTTGGAGGCGGACCAGAGCTTGCGCATCCCGTCACGGCCCCACACTTCAACACCCTGTGACCAGGACTGGAGGATGGTCATCAGCACGACGCCCCGGGAGCCGTAGTGGCTGTAGAGGTTTGGGAGTTCGCGCCAGCGGCAGACGTTGGCTGCTTCGTCCAGGACACCGACCATGGGTGTGGCGAGGCGACCGCCGGGTGAGTGGACGGCGAGTTCTTCGGCGGCCTCGACCGTGGCCACGGTCAGTGCCGTGACGAGCGGGCCGGCGGTGCCCTTGCCTTCCTTGGACAGGCTGTACAGGGTCCCTTTGGAGCGGACGAATGCTGCCGGATCGAACTGCGGCCGCTCGTCCTTCTCACCCTGCGGGGTCACCCAGCGGGCCACTTGTCGGTTCGTGAGGCAGGAGGCCATCTGCAGCGCCGTGCCGTACACGCCGCCGCGCTGTTTCTCGGGTGCGTTGATGACGCCACCCACGGCGTTGGAGGTCTGGGTGAAGCCGTGCGCCTTGAGGATGTCCACCGCTTCATCGTCAGCAGGCCGGGTCAGCCAGGTGTGGACCTGCGTGATCGGCCGGCCGTCGAGGGCTGCGGCGAGCAGGAGACCGGCGAGGAGATCCTGGCCGGCTGGATCGAAGTAGGCGTCCGTTTTGGCGTCCGGGCCGCGGGAGCCTGCGGCGAAGTGGTCTGCCAGGCGTGCCGCTTTCACTTCATCGGTGACGTAGGACAGGGGGTTCCACCACCA
This portion of the Pseudarthrobacter phenanthrenivorans Sphe3 genome encodes:
- a CDS encoding SIR2 family protein; this translates as MGNGMGVWLGGEVVDEPSSDQSSERIKSWLAALLDGEHLSLLTGNGLTTGVAFNAGLEAPSMVGESEFGNFTQQILEDAAATSARMGRGDKPNIEDKLRSAQTVLDGLAIIQPNQNETSVLKASVEAEFELLLRSVLDFERALRGAVGTEKYQTALNSAARFLLAFAARPGGRERLNLFTTNYDRLLEHLCDQLGLRPLDRFVGGLEPKFRASRLDVDMHYNPPGARGEPRYLEGVLHLGKLHGSLDWKWSESQGVHKTMVPFGAKLGTSPSPWSQNVLIYPRSTKDIETQLYPYAELFRDFASAVCRPHSVLFTFGYGFGDSHVNRIIQDMLTIPSTHVVVCSFDASQSIDNCLGEFSTNTQISAFVGSQYATIDAIGSWLPRLSSEPLVRRQGNYRSTVDAAKPSLADSSRDASGDS
- a CDS encoding DUF4913 domain-containing protein; this translates as MSESLGEWDDELEDTAAPMERAEEDSDAPELFYPNVAEFVSGKLAASYRRQLNVQGGVTWCPQWWKHAEAISRLEALWRAWEFLRLDGTTGMSVWWRDHADHHMSVLLSTDGPFRGCSPDDGHRSKLVPLPCEEPPPGLF
- a CDS encoding type IV secretory system conjugative DNA transfer family protein, with translation MGAPSSGKRSRMDTETILLWVFITVVVLGVGSVAGAVHLGSILSGDGQKLPANPFELVFSLLSQKVMWPAAATGVLIGFGVLIIVVAVLVVRAVLRKRSKRSRVDAAAQHMAKGRDLRALSLRGATATAERLGVKGSPGVPVGKTVLGGQMVYGSWEDMHIDIWGPRTGKTTSRAIPAILAAPGAALVTSNKRDIVDGTRDVRAAEGPVWVFDPQSVALEEPSWWWNPLSYVTDEVKAARLADHFAAGSRGPDAKTDAYFDPAGQDLLAGLLLAAALDGRPITQVHTWLTRPADDEAVDILKAHGFTQTSNAVGGVINAPEKQRGGVYGTALQMASCLTNRQVARWVTPQGEKDERPQFDPAAFVRSKGTLYSLSKEGKGTAGPLVTALTVATVEAAEELAVHSPGGRLATPMVGVLDEAANVCRWRELPNLYSHYGSRGVVLMTILQSWSQGVEVWGRDGMRKLWSASNIKVYGGGVAEAEFLNELAQLVGEYRYSNMTRSRSKQGTSYSHDDDRKERTLDVSDLAAFPRGRAIMFASGAPAALLETVPWMSGPQADAVRASIAAHDPANKPAAAAGSRWIAAGASNE